The Pseudodesulfovibrio sp. zrk46 genome contains a region encoding:
- a CDS encoding AAA family ATPase, which translates to MVLKVLNEDFAKPDASGEKARFLIPQNFYGREHEISQLMDGFHRASQGRREMMLVAGYSGIGKSSLVKEVHKPIVQKKGYFISGKFDQYQHTPYGPIMRAFSKLVDYLVKEEEDQLKTWRERIRNALGDEAQVLVEAIPNLELIIGAQPPVLELTGMEALTRFRKLVLRFLDTVSTAEHPLTLFLDDLQWVDPASLGLLKTIMMDRSGSRHLLVLGAYRDNEVSASHPLMLTLDELAEKELQDTQISTITIGPLSLMDTQSLVADTLLSDVDHVVSLAAQIQKNSGGNPFFIKRLLSNLYETDQLAFSTAEQRWIWNEDVDAIAICDNVAVLLAQKLETLPENTRNLLGLASCLGNHFDLETLSIISSSPKNEIAAGLWVAVTEELIIPQDIACSYYRLVPNDSSIEGIGQGRYTFSHDRIQEAAYLLLSPEERKKTHLNAGQLLLENAGDDPTGEALLDIVNHLNLSVDLISSRNEIEWLAALNLSAGMNAKKSMAYNAARDYFKQGIELMGRDGWYTHPNTMFQLYREGIEAEFLCGDTPKANAMFDVAVELVLDRQSKGQLYELMIRISQNDYAYDRGIELGLIALRLFDIVIPNDQEMYDAACGEILSEISEHTESEEALRELANGSEMTDNDIIVCCGILHEMWVCLFMSENPRVLFPAIKLIQLSISYGQSAVTAVGYIFFALIQTMQKNYDAAYTFGKLAMELKERFTDPLLSPKVLNTYCNFVNHYKDHVGNNIPLYEESHRFCQQSGEIWWGAWAASFIRNARLIKGDSLDQVKATGEKYADYIHEAEFAPLIHIMHAQMSKITNLLGETGTRTSFDTPDYNEKETEDILAAMPFNMGLFWHNVTKTLVYYLYGEKKLAMEAALLAEQFKAHDPGLMQFPDHFFFSTLVFTDNWENFTDEEKSHYGELIDRNVDQMNTWRQHCMENYRHRYLLIYAERERIKDKKQAARLHYELAIDAARENGYIHHEAMANECAARFHQRNGNDQDAKRFLKEARLLYLQWGAKRKIEVFDEEYPDLD; encoded by the coding sequence GTGGTATTGAAGGTCCTCAATGAAGACTTTGCCAAGCCGGATGCAAGCGGCGAGAAGGCACGGTTCCTGATTCCACAAAATTTCTATGGCCGCGAGCATGAGATCAGCCAGCTCATGGACGGGTTCCATCGCGCCAGCCAGGGCAGACGGGAAATGATGCTGGTGGCCGGCTACTCAGGTATCGGCAAGTCCTCGCTGGTAAAGGAAGTCCACAAGCCTATCGTACAGAAGAAGGGCTACTTCATCTCCGGCAAGTTCGACCAGTATCAGCACACGCCCTACGGTCCGATCATGCGGGCCTTCTCCAAGCTCGTCGACTACCTTGTGAAGGAAGAGGAAGATCAGCTGAAGACGTGGCGCGAGCGCATCCGAAACGCCCTTGGCGACGAAGCACAGGTGCTGGTGGAAGCCATTCCCAATCTTGAGTTGATCATCGGCGCACAACCGCCAGTGCTGGAGCTGACCGGCATGGAAGCCCTGACCCGTTTCCGCAAGCTGGTCCTGCGCTTTCTCGATACGGTAAGCACCGCCGAGCATCCCCTGACCCTGTTCCTTGATGACCTGCAATGGGTCGACCCCGCTTCGCTGGGATTGCTCAAGACAATCATGATGGACAGGTCGGGCTCGCGACATCTGCTCGTGCTGGGGGCTTACCGGGACAACGAGGTTTCCGCGTCTCATCCCCTGATGCTCACACTGGATGAGCTGGCCGAAAAGGAATTGCAGGATACGCAGATCTCCACCATCACCATTGGCCCGCTTTCGCTGATGGATACCCAATCGCTGGTGGCCGACACCCTTCTGAGCGATGTGGACCACGTGGTTTCGCTGGCTGCCCAGATTCAGAAGAATTCCGGCGGCAATCCATTTTTCATCAAGCGGCTCCTGTCAAACCTCTACGAGACCGACCAACTTGCTTTCTCCACGGCTGAGCAGCGATGGATCTGGAACGAAGACGTCGACGCCATTGCTATCTGTGACAACGTGGCAGTGCTTTTGGCGCAAAAGCTGGAGACGTTACCGGAGAACACCCGAAATCTGCTGGGGCTTGCCAGTTGTCTTGGCAACCACTTTGATCTGGAGACCCTGTCCATCATCAGCTCCTCCCCCAAGAATGAGATCGCAGCAGGCCTCTGGGTTGCCGTCACCGAAGAACTGATCATCCCACAGGACATTGCCTGCAGCTACTACCGTCTGGTCCCCAACGACAGCAGCATCGAGGGTATTGGACAGGGACGCTACACCTTTTCCCATGACCGCATTCAGGAAGCAGCCTACCTGCTGCTCTCGCCCGAAGAGCGGAAGAAGACACACCTCAACGCAGGACAACTGCTGCTAGAGAACGCAGGAGACGACCCCACCGGGGAAGCCCTGCTCGACATCGTGAACCATCTCAACCTCAGTGTTGACCTCATCTCCTCCCGCAACGAGATCGAGTGGCTGGCAGCCCTCAACCTGTCGGCAGGAATGAACGCCAAAAAGTCCATGGCATATAACGCTGCCCGCGATTACTTCAAACAGGGAATCGAGCTTATGGGCAGGGATGGATGGTACACTCACCCCAACACCATGTTCCAGCTGTACCGCGAAGGCATCGAAGCCGAATTCCTCTGTGGCGATACGCCCAAGGCCAACGCCATGTTCGACGTGGCTGTTGAGCTCGTCCTTGACCGGCAGAGCAAAGGGCAGCTGTACGAATTGATGATCCGCATCAGCCAAAACGATTACGCCTATGACAGGGGTATTGAGCTGGGCTTGATCGCGCTACGCCTCTTCGACATCGTGATCCCCAACGATCAGGAAATGTACGACGCGGCCTGCGGTGAGATTCTCTCAGAAATTTCCGAGCACACGGAGAGCGAAGAAGCCCTCAGGGAGCTCGCCAACGGCAGCGAGATGACAGATAATGACATCATCGTCTGCTGCGGCATCCTTCACGAAATGTGGGTCTGCCTGTTCATGTCAGAGAACCCGCGCGTGTTGTTCCCGGCCATCAAGCTGATTCAGCTCTCCATCTCCTACGGACAATCCGCCGTCACTGCGGTGGGCTACATATTCTTTGCACTGATTCAGACCATGCAGAAGAACTATGATGCTGCCTATACCTTCGGCAAGCTGGCCATGGAACTCAAGGAACGGTTCACGGACCCGCTGCTGTCTCCGAAGGTGCTCAACACCTATTGCAACTTCGTCAATCACTACAAGGACCACGTTGGCAACAACATCCCGCTCTATGAGGAGTCCCATCGATTCTGCCAGCAATCCGGCGAAATCTGGTGGGGAGCATGGGCTGCGTCCTTCATTCGCAACGCCCGCCTCATCAAGGGCGACTCCCTTGATCAAGTGAAGGCGACAGGCGAGAAGTATGCCGACTATATCCACGAAGCGGAATTCGCCCCACTGATCCACATCATGCACGCCCAGATGTCGAAGATCACCAACCTGCTGGGAGAAACCGGAACCCGCACGTCCTTTGACACACCTGATTACAACGAGAAGGAGACCGAGGACATCCTCGCAGCCATGCCGTTTAATATGGGGCTGTTCTGGCATAACGTCACCAAGACGCTGGTCTACTATCTGTATGGGGAAAAGAAACTCGCCATGGAAGCGGCTCTGCTGGCGGAACAATTCAAGGCACACGACCCCGGTCTGATGCAGTTCCCCGATCATTTTTTCTTCAGCACACTGGTGTTCACAGACAACTGGGAAAATTTCACGGATGAAGAGAAGTCGCACTACGGCGAACTCATCGACCGCAATGTTGACCAGATGAACACCTGGCGCCAGCATTGTATGGAGAACTATCGACACCGCTATTTGCTCATCTACGCAGAGCGCGAACGCATCAAGGACAAAAAGCAGGCCGCACGCCTCCATTATGAATTGGCCATCGATGCCGCCAGAGAGAATGGGTATATCCACCATGAAGCCATGGCCAATGAATGTGCGGCACGATTCCACCAGAGAAACGGGAACGATCAGGACGCAAAACGATTTTTAAAGGAAGCCCGCCTGCTCTATCTGCAATGGGGCGCCAAGCGAAAGATCGAAGTCTTTGATGAAGAGTACCCCGACCTGGATTAA
- a CDS encoding HlyD family type I secretion periplasmic adaptor subunit: protein MNSAKKNVRVAKRKSMHLSQALLLEETGVPRLIRFVILTLTLIIAAFIGWASVTQIDEVAITSGEIIPSGHVKLIQSEDGGIVMDILVIEGEPVKRGQPLMVLDPTESASNLDQYLARKATLALRKERLAAHIEDRKPDYSNFDAKFAEQANQQIRLHAQKLEALAVSRDILKNQIKQYEAELKELSNREKTLREQHALMKEEYETYEGLFKRELVGKTEFFGIKRQFLQIQEYLHQIPVRRIQVREKLTESKNRLVKLREDALEGWMAELATVEAEYSEVQEIIKRFEMDVDQLSIKATVDGIVHNLQVNSPGEIIQPGETVVELIPGGKNLVAEIQISSRDIGHVEIGQDVTIKLTAYDFARYGGLKGQLTDIAPSSIVDPKGRVYYKGTITLDVEHLESGGNKHLILPGMTVQADIKTGSKTLIEYFMKPIYLSLAQSFRER from the coding sequence ATGAATTCAGCAAAAAAGAACGTGCGCGTTGCCAAGCGGAAGTCCATGCACCTGTCTCAGGCCCTCCTGCTGGAGGAGACCGGAGTTCCAAGGCTCATCAGGTTTGTGATCCTGACCCTGACACTGATCATCGCGGCCTTCATCGGCTGGGCGTCGGTGACGCAAATCGACGAAGTGGCCATAACCAGCGGTGAAATCATCCCCTCCGGCCACGTCAAATTGATCCAGAGCGAAGACGGCGGCATTGTCATGGACATCCTCGTCATTGAGGGAGAACCGGTAAAACGCGGCCAGCCCCTGATGGTTCTGGACCCGACCGAGTCCGCTTCCAACCTCGACCAGTATCTGGCGCGCAAAGCGACCCTGGCCCTTCGCAAGGAGCGCCTTGCAGCTCACATTGAGGACCGCAAGCCCGACTATTCGAATTTCGACGCCAAATTCGCTGAACAAGCCAATCAACAGATCCGTCTCCATGCGCAAAAACTCGAAGCCTTGGCTGTCAGCCGGGATATCCTGAAGAATCAGATCAAGCAGTACGAAGCGGAGCTCAAGGAACTGAGTAACCGAGAGAAGACCCTGCGCGAACAGCATGCTCTCATGAAAGAGGAATACGAGACCTACGAAGGCCTCTTCAAGCGGGAACTGGTCGGCAAGACCGAGTTCTTCGGCATCAAGCGGCAATTCCTCCAAATTCAGGAGTACCTGCATCAAATCCCCGTCAGGCGCATTCAGGTGCGGGAGAAGCTGACCGAGAGCAAGAACCGTCTCGTCAAGCTGCGCGAAGACGCCCTCGAAGGATGGATGGCTGAGCTTGCCACAGTTGAGGCCGAATATTCCGAGGTTCAGGAAATCATCAAGCGGTTCGAAATGGACGTTGATCAACTCTCCATCAAGGCCACGGTGGACGGCATCGTGCACAACCTCCAGGTCAATTCCCCGGGAGAAATCATTCAACCCGGCGAAACCGTCGTGGAACTGATCCCCGGGGGCAAGAACCTCGTCGCAGAAATTCAAATCTCCTCGCGGGACATCGGCCACGTTGAGATTGGGCAAGATGTGACCATCAAGCTCACGGCCTACGACTTTGCGAGGTACGGCGGCCTCAAGGGCCAGCTGACCGACATCGCACCGTCATCCATCGTAGACCCAAAGGGCCGGGTCTATTACAAAGGCACCATCACCCTTGACGTGGAACACCTCGAATCGGGAGGTAATAAGCACCTCATCCTCCCGGGCATGACAGTCCAGGCCGATATAAAAACTGGCAGCAAGACACTGATCGAATACTTCATGAAGCCGATCTATTTGTCACTGGCTCAATCATTCAGGGAACGGTAA
- a CDS encoding ATP-binding cassette domain-containing protein yields MQQGAVSSEFTMPGGLGACIPPLLDALGWRGSDNHLAESMPHLSPELDLTDLLNVMANLKFGSRSMATSLNALEPQHLPCLFLKDTGDALVLAKSDGNTILAFDATTKTYSEIHPDSTKGTAFFFSQVDSRGHSLHRKQRDWFIKIIKRFGSPLRQGLIISFLLSLLALTLPLFVMTIYDQMPFFNDNKTLAYIVVGVLVFIFSDFGLRLIRSGILSFVSARMGNIVGNEVFRRILYMPPAYTESASIGAQASRIKDFDSVRDFFSGQAFVALLEVPFIILLIVVMGILGGSVIFVPLAAICLFALLAAIYLPLVKAANAEVSTQGSARQELVMEMLTKMEQIKQTSTPVMWDNRYRQLSAESAAKGYKAAQLASQINILTNALIMGTGVGTMAVSVNNVLAGSMTMGALVACMILVWRVLSPLRSGFVVMLQLERINKSVRQVDRLMNLDIEQHTESLLTLSRELRGNVEFSQVSIRYMKEAYPALLGVSFSVSHGEILGIVGHDGAGKSTILKLIMGLYKPQAGRISLDHTSLRQMDPLSLRRSIGYTPQEPQFFYGTIAQNLRLINPVATDGELQDACLRAGVLDEVEALSDGLNTRIGDYQIKQMPITFLKKLNLARTLIKQVPLLLLDETMERADFEDREVFIDLLDELRGKSTVIAVTNNSDYLAKADKILWIEKGRVRKFGPREEVIPLLPEEYKC; encoded by the coding sequence ATGCAACAGGGTGCGGTATCTTCTGAATTCACCATGCCGGGCGGATTGGGCGCGTGCATTCCTCCATTGCTTGATGCATTGGGGTGGCGTGGGTCCGACAACCATCTGGCTGAATCCATGCCGCACCTGAGTCCGGAGCTTGACCTGACCGACCTGCTCAACGTCATGGCCAACCTCAAGTTCGGCAGCCGCTCCATGGCAACCAGCCTCAACGCGCTGGAACCGCAACACCTGCCCTGCCTGTTTTTGAAGGATACAGGCGACGCCTTGGTACTGGCCAAGAGCGATGGCAACACCATACTCGCCTTTGACGCCACCACCAAAACATACAGCGAGATTCACCCGGACTCCACGAAAGGCACGGCGTTCTTCTTCTCACAGGTGGACAGTCGCGGCCATTCATTGCACCGCAAGCAAAGAGACTGGTTCATAAAGATCATCAAGCGATTCGGCTCGCCCTTGCGGCAGGGCCTCATCATCTCTTTCCTGCTCAGCCTGTTGGCGCTGACGCTCCCGCTGTTTGTCATGACCATCTATGACCAGATGCCATTTTTCAACGACAACAAGACGCTGGCCTACATTGTAGTCGGAGTGCTGGTATTCATCTTCAGCGACTTCGGCCTGCGCCTCATCCGGTCCGGTATCCTGAGCTTTGTCAGCGCACGAATGGGCAACATCGTTGGTAACGAGGTTTTCCGCCGCATCCTGTACATGCCGCCAGCCTACACCGAGTCGGCTTCCATCGGCGCGCAGGCCTCTCGCATCAAGGACTTTGATTCGGTACGCGACTTTTTCTCCGGTCAGGCCTTTGTGGCCCTGCTGGAAGTACCGTTCATCATCCTGCTCATCGTGGTCATGGGCATTCTTGGCGGCAGCGTAATCTTTGTCCCACTCGCGGCAATATGTTTATTCGCACTGCTGGCAGCCATCTACCTGCCTCTGGTCAAGGCCGCCAACGCCGAAGTGTCCACGCAAGGCTCAGCCAGGCAGGAACTGGTCATGGAAATGCTGACGAAGATGGAACAGATCAAGCAGACCAGTACTCCGGTAATGTGGGACAACCGCTACCGGCAACTCTCGGCCGAAAGCGCAGCTAAGGGGTACAAAGCCGCACAGTTGGCCTCTCAGATCAACATCCTGACCAACGCGCTGATCATGGGTACAGGCGTGGGCACCATGGCCGTTTCGGTCAACAATGTACTGGCAGGCAGCATGACCATGGGAGCGCTGGTGGCCTGCATGATTCTTGTCTGGCGGGTACTCTCTCCGCTGCGGTCCGGCTTCGTGGTCATGCTCCAACTGGAGCGCATCAACAAGAGTGTGCGACAGGTCGACCGACTCATGAATCTGGACATCGAGCAACACACGGAATCCTTGCTGACCCTCAGCAGAGAGCTACGTGGCAATGTCGAGTTCTCACAGGTCTCCATCCGTTACATGAAAGAGGCGTACCCGGCACTGCTCGGTGTCAGCTTCTCCGTATCCCATGGCGAGATCTTGGGTATTGTCGGCCACGATGGAGCAGGCAAGTCCACCATTCTCAAACTCATCATGGGCCTGTATAAGCCCCAGGCCGGTCGCATCAGTCTCGACCACACCAGCCTGAGACAGATGGACCCGTTATCCCTCAGACGATCCATCGGCTATACGCCACAGGAACCTCAATTTTTCTATGGCACCATTGCCCAGAACCTGCGCCTGATCAATCCGGTGGCAACCGATGGCGAGTTGCAGGACGCCTGTCTGCGCGCCGGTGTTCTGGATGAAGTGGAAGCCCTGTCCGACGGCCTCAACACCCGTATCGGCGACTACCAGATCAAACAGATGCCCATCACCTTCCTGAAGAAGCTCAACTTGGCCAGAACACTTATCAAGCAGGTTCCACTGTTACTGCTTGATGAGACCATGGAACGGGCAGATTTCGAGGACCGGGAAGTCTTCATTGATCTGCTGGACGAACTCCGAGGCAAATCCACGGTGATCGCCGTTACCAACAACTCAGATTACCTCGCCAAAGCCGACAAGATTCTCTGGATAGAAAAAGGCCGAGTCAGAAAATTCGGCCCCCGGGAAGAAGTGATCCCGCTCCTGCCCGAAGAATATAAATGCTGA
- a CDS encoding hemerythrin family protein produces MLLTQQQNMDPKELAWRRWVLQSGRLWADVSGIISKINIQIIDDDHKRFTQYALDLNLIIQALSNRDVSFYNLHRGEEIFENLIEYAEIHFGHEQQIMKEMETPLMAMHMGQHAKFQEMIDNYYKDFKRGRLQMVSGLKLSILDWWVNHINVTDYKTFVLGKKDNKDQEK; encoded by the coding sequence ATGCTTCTAACCCAACAGCAGAACATGGATCCCAAAGAGCTGGCATGGAGACGATGGGTGCTCCAGTCGGGCCGACTCTGGGCCGATGTCTCGGGGATCATCTCCAAGATCAACATCCAGATCATCGACGATGACCACAAGCGGTTCACCCAGTACGCCCTTGATCTGAATCTCATCATCCAGGCCCTGAGCAACCGTGACGTGTCCTTCTACAACCTCCATCGAGGTGAGGAAATTTTCGAAAACCTCATTGAATATGCTGAAATCCATTTCGGTCATGAGCAGCAGATCATGAAAGAGATGGAGACCCCGTTGATGGCGATGCACATGGGCCAGCACGCCAAATTTCAGGAGATGATCGACAACTATTACAAGGATTTCAAACGAGGCAGATTGCAGATGGTTTCCGGCCTGAAGCTCTCCATCCTCGACTGGTGGGTGAACCACATCAACGTCACGGATTACAAGACGTTCGTGCTGGGCAAAAAAGACAACAAGGATCAGGAGAAGTAA
- a CDS encoding ABC transporter transmembrane domain-containing protein, whose protein sequence is MDLSYFKQKRGLLRDIVSMPLFLRSSPDLLLASIGINVLSLALPIILMQVYDRIVPNKAVSTLLWLVIGFFGALILDSILRICRSTIVNWISARFEHSLAHACVSRWLTSNLEEFERDGAGVHLDRLRAVSALKSFYAGQAFQLIMDLPFALLFLGVIGFLGGRMVAAYAGGMAILYLIIISFIRARYSKDRIRQKTIGDRRYNFLVEALSGIHTIKSITLEESMLRRHERLKADGAKADYDVIFVGNLPVSLGNMFSQFILFGVLFFGGSQAISGQMTLGSLAACTLLSGRFFSPFKSLASFWVRHADIKIAKEQIKGIADLGEEYDPTAPCLASEIAGVIQMKKVSFRYDEKSPYVLKDLNLHVSKGRMVCLNTQGSRGTTTLLNLIYGMLKPTEGEVYIDDANIQDICHNDYKGRMEFIPQNGTLFNGTIFENLTLFNPAHRDAALDAASLLGLDTILSDLPHGYETHVGNRLYEFLPSGVIQRICLARSLAIRPRIMLMDRASYAMDAESEEHFYWLLDKLKGQCTMVIATSDPVILAKADTVYTIADGRLTEQEAEQCF, encoded by the coding sequence ATGGACTTATCCTATTTCAAACAGAAGCGGGGGCTCCTCAGGGACATCGTCTCCATGCCGCTCTTCCTGCGTAGCTCGCCGGACCTCCTCCTCGCATCGATTGGCATCAACGTCCTTTCACTGGCGCTGCCCATCATCCTGATGCAGGTCTATGACCGCATCGTCCCCAACAAAGCCGTGTCCACCCTGCTGTGGCTCGTTATCGGTTTCTTTGGCGCGCTGATTCTGGACTCCATCCTGCGCATTTGCCGTTCAACCATCGTCAACTGGATTTCCGCCCGGTTCGAGCATAGCCTCGCACACGCCTGTGTCTCGAGATGGCTCACAAGCAACCTCGAAGAGTTCGAACGCGATGGTGCCGGTGTTCACCTCGACCGCCTTCGCGCCGTTTCCGCACTCAAGTCATTTTACGCAGGCCAAGCGTTCCAGTTGATCATGGACCTCCCGTTTGCCTTGCTGTTCCTCGGTGTCATCGGCTTTCTCGGAGGAAGAATGGTGGCCGCATACGCTGGCGGCATGGCCATTTTGTATCTGATCATCATCAGCTTCATCAGGGCGCGGTACAGCAAGGACAGAATCCGACAAAAGACCATCGGCGATCGCCGCTACAACTTTCTGGTGGAGGCCTTGAGCGGTATCCACACCATCAAGTCCATCACCCTTGAGGAATCCATGCTCCGCCGCCATGAACGCCTCAAGGCGGACGGTGCCAAGGCAGATTACGACGTCATTTTTGTGGGCAACCTGCCCGTGAGTCTGGGCAACATGTTCTCCCAGTTCATCCTGTTTGGGGTCCTCTTCTTTGGCGGCAGTCAGGCCATCAGCGGGCAGATGACGCTCGGTAGCCTCGCAGCCTGCACCCTGCTCAGTGGCCGTTTCTTCTCGCCGTTCAAGTCTCTGGCATCGTTCTGGGTACGGCACGCTGACATCAAGATCGCCAAGGAACAGATCAAGGGCATTGCCGATCTTGGCGAAGAATACGACCCGACCGCACCATGTCTGGCCAGTGAAATCGCCGGGGTCATCCAGATGAAGAAGGTGTCTTTCCGATATGACGAAAAGTCTCCGTACGTTCTGAAAGACCTCAATCTCCATGTCTCCAAGGGACGCATGGTCTGCCTGAACACCCAAGGCTCACGGGGGACCACGACGCTACTCAACCTGATCTACGGAATGCTCAAGCCCACTGAGGGCGAAGTGTATATCGATGATGCCAACATCCAGGACATCTGCCACAACGACTACAAGGGGCGTATGGAGTTCATTCCCCAGAACGGCACGTTGTTCAACGGTACCATCTTCGAGAACCTGACACTGTTCAATCCGGCGCACCGAGACGCCGCTCTGGACGCAGCATCCCTGCTCGGTCTGGACACCATCCTCTCGGACTTGCCACACGGTTATGAAACCCATGTGGGCAACAGGCTCTATGAATTTCTCCCTTCGGGTGTGATTCAGCGCATATGTCTGGCCCGTTCGCTGGCCATACGGCCACGCATCATGCTCATGGACAGGGCCAGCTATGCCATGGATGCAGAAAGTGAAGAGCACTTCTACTGGCTGCTCGACAAGCTCAAGGGACAATGCACCATGGTCATTGCCACATCCGATCCGGTTATTCTGGCGAAGGCCGACACGGTCTACACCATTGCAGACGGACGCCTGACGGAACAGGAGGCAGAGCAATGCTTCTAA